One window of the Saccopteryx bilineata isolate mSacBil1 chromosome 2, mSacBil1_pri_phased_curated, whole genome shotgun sequence genome contains the following:
- the G0S2 gene encoding G0/G1 switch protein 2 — protein METVQELIPLVREMVAQKPSRKLVKLYVLGGVLALFGAMLGLVETVCAPFTAASRLRDEEDAVAELRAARERQALQTQALLEKDKQPEAMLCSRALANRQHAS, from the coding sequence ATGGAGACGGTGCAGGAGCTGATCCCCCTGGTCAGGGAGATGGTGGCGCAGAAGCCCAGCCGCAAGCTGGTGAAGCTGTACGTGCTGGGCGGCGTGCTGGCCCTGTTCGGCGCCATGCTCGGCCTGGTGGAGACGGTGTGCGCCCCCTTCACGGCCGCCAGCCGCCTGCGGGACGAGGAGGACGCCGTGGCCGAGCTGCGGGCCGCCCGGGAGCGCCAGGCCCTTCAGACACAGGCCCTGCTGGAGAAGGACAAGCAACCTGAGGCCATGCTCTGCAGCCGGGCCCTCGCCAACCGGCAGCACGCCTCCTAG